One genomic window of Prochlorococcus sp. MIT 0801 includes the following:
- a CDS encoding 2Fe-2S iron-sulfur cluster-binding protein: protein MKPIHQITIHHKQEGKTYTFDVPEGEYILRNFESKDENGQIIGDTLPFSCRNGCCSECAVKIISGQMDQQACIGLSKEMRDKGYGLLCVSKAIGPLECETQDEDEVYNAQFGKYFKGLDTQAGNPFDI from the coding sequence ATGAAACCAATTCACCAGATAACTATTCATCATAAACAGGAGGGAAAAACATATACCTTTGATGTACCTGAAGGTGAGTATATATTGAGAAATTTTGAATCAAAAGATGAAAATGGACAAATTATTGGAGACACATTGCCATTCTCCTGCAGAAATGGATGTTGTTCTGAGTGCGCAGTTAAAATAATTTCAGGACAAATGGATCAACAAGCTTGTATTGGTCTATCTAAAGAGATGAGGGACAAGGGATACGGATTGTTATGTGTTTCAAAAGCTATTGGACCATTGGAATGCGAGACTCAAGATGAGGACGAAGTATATAACGCACAATTTGGAAAATATTTTAAAGGATTAGACACACAAGCTGGTAATCCTTTTGATATTTAA
- a CDS encoding NAD(P)-dependent oxidoreductase yields MKLAFIGLGAIGKPMSERLIDNGYDLNIYKRDKLKNNDQKKYFVDPIEAVTDCDGLLICVTDDNAVESVLFGDNGVADSLKPKSFVIDFSTISPNKSISIHKRLSKKNIFYVDCPVSGGTEGAHKGTLSLFIGASKKECLSFEHIFEVLGKSINYFNGVGKGQQVKALNQILVAGTYAAVAEAMELGKLLDLPMDNVVAALKVGAANSWPLENRSKAMLIDKHPLGFKLELHHKDLTIAIDLAKSINIDLPIASKVKEIEQRLMQAGLGELDVSVLHRYISGAKKEG; encoded by the coding sequence ATGAAACTAGCTTTTATTGGTCTTGGCGCTATCGGGAAGCCTATGTCTGAGCGTCTTATTGATAATGGATATGATTTGAATATATATAAGAGAGATAAACTAAAGAATAATGATCAAAAAAAATATTTTGTTGACCCTATAGAGGCTGTTACTGACTGCGATGGACTCTTGATTTGCGTTACTGATGATAATGCGGTTGAATCTGTTCTATTTGGTGATAATGGAGTAGCAGACTCACTAAAGCCTAAATCTTTTGTGATTGATTTCTCTACAATAAGTCCTAATAAATCAATCTCTATACATAAGAGATTGTCCAAAAAAAATATCTTTTATGTTGACTGTCCAGTTTCAGGGGGGACAGAGGGAGCTCATAAAGGTACACTGTCTTTGTTTATTGGTGCAAGCAAAAAAGAGTGTTTATCTTTTGAACATATATTTGAAGTCCTAGGCAAATCAATTAATTACTTTAATGGCGTAGGTAAAGGTCAACAAGTCAAAGCTCTTAATCAAATATTAGTCGCAGGGACATATGCAGCAGTAGCCGAGGCAATGGAATTAGGGAAATTGCTTGATTTGCCCATGGATAATGTGGTTGCTGCTTTAAAAGTTGGAGCAGCTAATTCATGGCCATTAGAAAATAGATCAAAAGCTATGTTGATTGATAAACATCCCTTGGGATTCAAATTAGAGTTGCATCATAAGGATTTAACTATTGCTATTGATCTGGCTAAATCTATAAATATTGATTTACCCATAGCTTCTAAAGTAAAAGAGATTGAGCAAAGATTAATGCAGGCTGGGTTAGGTGAATTAGATGTTTCGGTACTGCATAGATACATCTCTGGAGCAAAAAAAGAAGGCTAG
- a CDS encoding ATP-binding cassette domain-containing protein: protein MHNNPSDLIVVDQLSKYYRVANKQPGFKGTLKHFFDRKTYDVPAVTDISFKISPGEVVGFLGANGAGKTTLLKMMCGLIHPSTGLVDVGGFSPQRRQTAFLKEITLVMGQKQQLIWDLPPMDSLYVNAAVYGLSDHEAKVRINELAEMLELGEELTRPVRKLSLGQRMKSEILAALLHKPSVLFLDEPTLGLDVNAQARVRSFLSEYNKRTGATILLTSHYMADITALCPRVICIHKGKLFYDGDLDSLANSLSPSREVKVELKNPCESEQFEKYGEIQDLNDRFVCLLVSRDKLTDVVSNLLTDFDIIDLEISDPPIDQLIGELFIKGEVN from the coding sequence TTGCACAATAATCCTAGTGACTTGATCGTTGTAGATCAGCTGAGTAAATATTATCGAGTTGCAAACAAACAGCCTGGGTTTAAGGGTACTCTTAAACATTTTTTCGACCGAAAGACTTATGACGTCCCTGCCGTTACTGATATTAGTTTTAAAATCTCACCGGGAGAGGTAGTCGGATTTCTTGGGGCTAATGGAGCTGGTAAGACCACATTATTGAAAATGATGTGTGGTCTTATTCATCCATCGACAGGGTTAGTTGATGTTGGTGGTTTCTCTCCTCAAAGAAGGCAAACGGCTTTTCTTAAGGAGATAACTTTGGTTATGGGGCAAAAGCAGCAGTTGATTTGGGACCTTCCTCCCATGGACTCTTTGTATGTAAACGCAGCTGTATATGGTTTGTCTGACCACGAAGCAAAAGTAAGAATTAATGAACTGGCAGAAATGCTTGAATTAGGAGAAGAACTCACAAGACCTGTAAGAAAGTTGTCGTTAGGACAACGAATGAAATCTGAAATTCTTGCTGCCTTATTGCATAAACCATCTGTCCTTTTTTTAGATGAACCTACTCTTGGTCTAGATGTAAATGCTCAAGCTAGAGTTCGTAGTTTTTTATCTGAATACAACAAAAGAACTGGAGCGACAATATTGCTGACTAGTCATTACATGGCTGACATAACAGCATTATGTCCAAGAGTTATTTGTATTCATAAAGGAAAGCTTTTTTATGATGGTGACCTTGATTCCCTAGCTAATTCATTATCTCCCTCAAGAGAGGTAAAAGTTGAATTGAAAAATCCATGTGAAAGTGAACAATTTGAAAAATATGGTGAGATTCAAGATTTAAATGATCGTTTTGTATGTTTATTAGTTTCAAGGGACAAATTGACAGATGTAGTAAGTAATCTATTAACTGATTTCGATATTATCGATTTAGAGATTAGTGATCCTCCTATTGATCAATTAATTGGAGAATTATTTATTAAAGGTGAAGTCAATTGA
- a CDS encoding ABC-2 family transporter protein: MRIFGLSFKVIKTLLTTQYAYMLEYRIEIALWALSGVLPFIMFSLWSQNDVGNSFGLNDIGLARYFLSAFLVRQFSVVWVVFSFEEDSLSGRLSPYLLQPLHPLFRYVASHLAEQATRLPFAIAIAITFFILNPSSFWLPSLPQLFFAYLSTHFAFTIAFLLQSLVAALCFWTEKSSALERLIFVPYLFLSGLLVPLSAFPSNVLKIAKLTPFPYLINFPAKILSGMPVDIFNGFLAQLLWISILVPSVNILWKLGVKRYTAMGA, from the coding sequence TTGAGAATATTTGGATTGTCTTTCAAGGTTATTAAGACCTTACTTACAACGCAATATGCATACATGTTGGAATATCGCATCGAAATAGCTTTGTGGGCTCTTTCTGGAGTTCTACCATTTATTATGTTTTCTCTTTGGAGTCAAAATGATGTTGGCAATTCATTTGGTCTAAATGATATAGGGTTGGCAAGATATTTTTTAAGTGCTTTTCTAGTTAGGCAATTTTCAGTTGTTTGGGTTGTCTTCTCGTTTGAGGAAGATTCTCTTTCTGGACGATTATCTCCATATTTGCTGCAGCCTTTGCACCCTCTATTTAGATATGTAGCTTCTCATTTGGCAGAGCAGGCAACAAGACTTCCTTTCGCAATAGCCATAGCTATTACTTTTTTTATATTAAACCCATCATCTTTTTGGCTTCCCTCACTACCTCAATTGTTTTTTGCGTACTTATCAACTCACTTTGCGTTTACGATTGCTTTTCTGCTTCAAAGTTTAGTCGCTGCACTTTGCTTTTGGACTGAAAAATCTAGTGCTCTTGAGAGATTAATATTTGTTCCATATCTTTTTCTCTCTGGTTTATTAGTCCCCTTATCAGCCTTTCCTTCTAACGTTCTAAAAATAGCAAAGCTAACACCATTTCCCTATCTAATTAATTTTCCAGCAAAGATTTTATCAGGGATGCCAGTTGATATTTTTAACGGCTTTTTAGCTCAGCTTTTGTGGATCTCAATACTGGTACCTTCTGTAAATATTCTTTGGAAACTTGGTGTAAAAAGATATACAGCAATGGGAGCCTAA
- a CDS encoding ABC transporter permease — protein sequence MQRYLKTIRLFWSTAFASQLEYQLNFLIELLAMLGTLLGSVFILSLFFTGGRQLGDWTWESALVIQGVYTFLDGLTNALLRPNLTEIVNYVREGTLDYVLLKPIDSQFWLSVKKFSFAGLPEIILGLSIVFWAAIQSGSTFSIYSLFVFIISLLIGFIILYSVWFLIAASSIWFVKTWNATEVLRALLAAGRYPISAYPVILRFIFTLVLPVAFLTTFPAEAILGELKFNILFFGLILSSLFFIFSRLFWKFALKHYTSASS from the coding sequence ATGCAGCGTTACTTAAAAACAATCAGATTATTTTGGTCTACAGCATTTGCTTCTCAACTTGAATATCAATTAAATTTTTTGATTGAGTTGCTAGCTATGTTGGGAACTCTTTTGGGAAGTGTATTTATATTATCCCTTTTTTTTACTGGAGGAAGGCAATTAGGAGATTGGACTTGGGAATCAGCCTTAGTTATTCAGGGTGTTTATACATTTCTTGATGGTTTAACGAATGCTCTTTTACGACCAAATTTAACCGAAATCGTTAATTACGTTAGAGAGGGTACTCTCGATTATGTTTTATTAAAACCAATTGATAGTCAATTTTGGCTATCAGTTAAAAAGTTTTCTTTTGCAGGATTGCCTGAAATTATTTTAGGACTTTCAATTGTTTTTTGGGCAGCTATCCAATCAGGTTCAACTTTTTCAATTTACTCATTATTTGTATTCATTATTTCCTTATTGATTGGTTTTATTATTCTTTATTCTGTTTGGTTTCTAATTGCTGCATCAAGTATTTGGTTTGTTAAGACATGGAATGCTACAGAAGTTCTTAGAGCTTTGTTAGCTGCAGGTAGATACCCTATTTCAGCTTATCCTGTGATTTTGAGATTTATATTTACTTTGGTTTTACCTGTAGCTTTTTTAACCACTTTTCCTGCTGAGGCAATTCTTGGAGAACTAAAATTTAATATTTTATTTTTTGGCCTAATATTAAGTAGTTTATTTTTTATTTTTAGCAGACTCTTCTGGAAATTTGCTCTTAAACATTATACTTCTGCCTCAAGTTAA
- a CDS encoding NRAMP family divalent metal transporter codes for MEKIVSSKSIGYRKSLGPGILLAAACIGGSHLMSSTTAGAKFGFSLIGLILLTNLVKYPFLLVGTRFTAVTGLSLLEGFQKRNKFYLPIYLIVGLITGTFTISAVSFVTGLLLKNIVIFSSFPPLDLAIGILIVCSLILFIGQYKALDRISKILVFLLTVLTFFAVISLLIKGPAGDVNISFFNSSPSPWTLSNLGFLIPLMGWMPGPVELCIWPSLWMFSRAKDTDHTATLKEAEFDFNLGYFITVLTAIFFLILGAYTMYGTGDEMLTGSGVTFAQNLIRLYTESIGGWAKWIIVPAAFAAMFSTTLTCLDAYPRSISSAHGLIARSDKGNSSTLSEKKRLKKWIIFHVFASLCALLIAKSGGIGVKDYVFGAMTGSFLTAPLFAWMAMDTMNSSLVKSQFRYGIVLKTVCWFGISFLSVFSLLFIFNSFFGIGQ; via the coding sequence ATGGAAAAAATAGTCTCGAGTAAATCCATCGGTTATCGAAAAAGCCTTGGCCCTGGAATCCTTTTAGCTGCGGCATGCATAGGCGGATCACATCTAATGTCATCGACTACAGCTGGAGCTAAATTTGGATTTTCGCTTATTGGCCTTATTTTATTGACAAATCTAGTTAAATATCCATTTTTACTTGTCGGAACAAGATTTACAGCTGTTACTGGATTATCACTTTTAGAGGGATTTCAAAAACGTAATAAATTTTATTTGCCTATATATTTAATTGTTGGATTGATTACTGGGACCTTTACTATTTCTGCCGTTAGTTTTGTTACAGGTCTCCTTTTAAAAAATATAGTAATATTTTCATCCTTCCCTCCTCTAGATTTAGCTATAGGTATATTAATAGTCTGTTCATTAATATTATTTATAGGCCAATATAAAGCTCTTGATAGGATATCTAAAATTCTTGTGTTTTTACTTACAGTACTAACATTTTTTGCTGTTATATCTTTACTTATTAAAGGCCCTGCTGGAGATGTCAATATTTCATTCTTTAATAGCAGTCCATCTCCCTGGACTCTCTCAAACCTTGGTTTTCTAATTCCTCTAATGGGTTGGATGCCTGGTCCAGTGGAGCTTTGTATATGGCCATCACTATGGATGTTTTCAAGAGCCAAAGACACGGATCACACCGCTACGTTAAAAGAAGCAGAATTCGATTTCAATCTTGGATATTTCATCACTGTTTTAACTGCAATTTTCTTTCTAATTCTTGGTGCATACACAATGTATGGCACTGGAGATGAAATGCTTACAGGATCAGGAGTTACTTTTGCTCAGAATTTAATCCGCTTGTATACAGAATCCATTGGTGGGTGGGCAAAGTGGATAATTGTACCTGCAGCTTTTGCTGCAATGTTTAGCACCACGCTTACATGTCTAGACGCATACCCCAGGAGTATCTCATCAGCTCATGGTTTGATAGCTCGCTCAGACAAGGGAAATAGCTCTACTTTGAGTGAAAAAAAACGTCTCAAAAAATGGATCATTTTTCATGTTTTTGCATCACTATGTGCACTTCTTATTGCCAAATCTGGAGGAATTGGAGTTAAAGACTATGTCTTCGGTGCTATGACCGGTAGTTTCCTGACAGCTCCTTTGTTTGCCTGGATGGCTATGGATACTATGAATAGCTCATTAGTAAAAAGTCAATTTCGTTATGGAATTGTTCTAAAAACAGTTTGCTGGTTTGGGATTTCATTCCTCTCAGTCTTTAGTTTATTATTCATATTTAACTCATTCTTTGGTATTGGCCAATAA
- a CDS encoding phosphoribosyltransferase, with protein sequence MNKLSWIEFDECINSIYKQCKNKNFEGVYGFPRGGLCLAVALSHSLELPLLDEPKNNSLIIDDIYDTGYTLEKIKHIKGSETHVWVSKKKPTWWNSYRYIEDNEWIIFPWECINAAKKDRDLYYKSRP encoded by the coding sequence ATGAATAAGTTAAGCTGGATAGAATTTGATGAATGCATAAATTCAATATATAAGCAATGCAAAAATAAAAATTTCGAAGGGGTTTATGGATTCCCTCGAGGTGGTTTATGCCTTGCAGTTGCATTAAGTCATTCGCTTGAGCTGCCATTATTAGACGAACCTAAAAACAATTCACTCATAATTGATGATATTTATGATACTGGTTATACACTTGAGAAAATAAAACATATAAAAGGTTCAGAGACTCATGTATGGGTGAGCAAAAAAAAACCCACCTGGTGGAATTCCTATAGATATATAGAAGATAACGAATGGATTATTTTCCCTTGGGAGTGTATAAATGCAGCAAAAAAAGATAGAGATTTATATTATAAATCTAGACCATAA
- a CDS encoding cytochrome b6f subunit family protein produces the protein MKINPLIPVGSRIKVEKSKIESVLPEKMLDDLPQLINGEVIDYKMTDGMDIGYVLITEDNKKIWIFTNELNEKTKREYKIEGSNKATNLITKDLLSRVDKFEYELNGNSSIKKLANPFNLISWLIFTLKDIL, from the coding sequence ATGAAGATCAATCCTCTAATACCAGTTGGGTCAAGGATAAAAGTTGAAAAGTCTAAAATAGAAAGTGTACTCCCTGAAAAAATGTTAGATGATTTGCCTCAACTGATTAATGGAGAGGTTATTGATTATAAAATGACTGATGGAATGGATATTGGCTACGTATTAATAACTGAAGATAATAAAAAAATTTGGATTTTTACTAACGAATTAAATGAGAAAACAAAAAGGGAGTACAAAATAGAGGGTTCAAATAAAGCAACAAATTTAATAACTAAAGACCTTTTATCACGAGTAGATAAATTTGAATATGAGCTAAATGGTAACAGCAGTATTAAAAAATTAGCTAATCCCTTTAATCTAATTAGTTGGTTAATATTTACGCTAAAAGATATTTTATAA
- a CDS encoding sulfite exporter TauE/SafE family protein, which translates to MLNIDIFSQIVLGIISFFSNFLSALSGGGSGLIQLPALLFLGLPFSKALATHKVASVALGLGASIPHLKRSRLKINYAFLILISGIPGVLLGAYTSSILPSSFSTTLLGLFTLFLSFYSIKKKNLGSSNQKLSINKLRILVGSFGLFLIGFLNGYLSSGTGLFVTIWMIIIFDLSFSVAVAYTLIFVGIFWNGIGAFSLGMTGNIIWEYLPVLILGSLLGGYLGAKFSIIKGTKFIKVVFELVSFSVGISLLVKGFL; encoded by the coding sequence ATGTTAAATATTGATATTTTTTCTCAAATCGTTTTGGGAATTATATCTTTTTTCTCCAATTTTCTTTCTGCTTTATCTGGAGGAGGCTCAGGTTTAATACAACTTCCAGCTCTTTTGTTTTTAGGATTACCGTTCTCTAAAGCATTGGCAACTCATAAGGTTGCAAGCGTTGCACTAGGCTTAGGTGCTTCCATTCCTCATCTAAAACGAAGTAGATTAAAAATTAACTATGCTTTTTTGATATTAATTTCCGGCATACCAGGTGTTTTATTAGGTGCCTATACGTCATCCATTTTGCCTAGTAGTTTTTCTACTACTTTATTAGGCTTATTTACTTTATTTCTTAGTTTTTATTCTATAAAGAAGAAAAATCTTGGAAGTTCAAATCAAAAATTATCAATTAATAAGTTAAGGATACTTGTTGGCTCATTTGGTCTTTTTTTAATTGGGTTTCTTAATGGTTATCTATCCTCTGGTACTGGATTATTTGTGACGATTTGGATGATAATTATATTTGATTTATCCTTTTCTGTTGCTGTTGCTTATACCTTAATTTTTGTTGGAATTTTTTGGAATGGTATAGGAGCTTTCTCCTTAGGAATGACTGGGAATATTATTTGGGAATATCTACCCGTATTGATTTTAGGTTCTCTTTTAGGTGGATACCTAGGAGCTAAGTTCTCAATAATTAAAGGGACCAAGTTTATTAAAGTAGTTTTTGAATTAGTCTCTTTTTCTGTTGGAATTTCATTACTAGTTAAAGGCTTTTTATGA
- a CDS encoding glycosyl transferase, giving the protein MDFQQGLITTIHEYGLAKDPVSQLNKDLLKRPTSILIPCLFDEFSRPALKLIRSTLKELKNLNQLVIALSASNSEEVAKARDFFKEMPYPVHVQWTNSPAVIELLKDQEKNGLDLLGVPGKGWAVWQGVGVATKSSEVVALFDADIRTFNSNYPARMLGPLLEKSNGISYVKAFYSRLSLETNALQGRATRLFVGPLLSSLEQLIGNAPFLRYLQSFRYPLAGEFAFTTDLAMNLRIPCDWGLEIGLLSEVYKNVRISRIAQVDLGIFDHKHKEIGSKPNEGLQKMSTEILSSVLRGLMEHEARTLTSAQLANLEVLYRRAGEDRVKQFSLDSSVNELPYSRHKEELAVHTFGKLLRPAINKFLESPVKQQLPCWARVLDCESKLQDDLEKAGCS; this is encoded by the coding sequence ATGGACTTTCAGCAGGGTTTAATCACAACTATTCATGAGTACGGATTAGCAAAAGATCCAGTATCTCAATTAAATAAAGACCTATTAAAACGGCCAACATCAATACTTATTCCATGCCTATTCGATGAGTTCAGTAGGCCAGCATTAAAACTTATAAGAAGCACTTTAAAAGAATTAAAAAATTTAAATCAACTAGTCATAGCCTTATCTGCAAGTAACAGTGAGGAGGTGGCCAAAGCAAGGGATTTCTTTAAAGAAATGCCATATCCAGTTCACGTCCAATGGACTAATAGTCCAGCGGTTATTGAATTGCTAAAAGACCAAGAGAAGAATGGACTAGATCTCTTAGGTGTGCCAGGGAAAGGATGGGCAGTATGGCAAGGAGTTGGTGTGGCAACAAAAAGCTCAGAGGTAGTAGCTCTTTTCGATGCTGATATCAGAACATTTAACTCCAATTATCCAGCAAGAATGTTGGGACCTTTATTAGAAAAATCAAATGGGATTTCTTATGTAAAAGCTTTTTACAGCCGCCTATCTCTGGAGACAAATGCTCTTCAAGGTAGAGCTACAAGATTATTTGTAGGTCCTCTTCTATCAAGTTTGGAGCAATTGATAGGTAATGCGCCATTCCTCCGATATTTACAATCTTTTCGATATCCATTAGCTGGAGAATTTGCTTTTACTACAGACTTAGCAATGAATTTAAGAATCCCATGTGACTGGGGGTTAGAGATAGGGCTACTCTCTGAGGTTTATAAAAACGTAAGGATATCAAGAATCGCACAAGTGGATCTCGGTATTTTCGACCACAAACACAAAGAAATTGGTTCAAAGCCTAATGAGGGCCTCCAAAAAATGTCTACAGAAATTCTATCCAGTGTTTTAAGAGGGTTAATGGAACATGAAGCAAGAACACTTACAAGTGCTCAATTAGCAAACTTGGAGGTTTTATATAGAAGAGCAGGAGAAGATAGAGTTAAACAATTTAGCTTAGATTCCTCAGTTAATGAATTACCTTACAGTAGACATAAAGAAGAACTGGCAGTTCATACTTTTGGAAAACTATTAAGGCCTGCCATCAATAAATTCCTTGAATCACCCGTAAAGCAGCAATTACCATGTTGGGCAAGAGTTCTAGACTGTGAGAGTAAATTACAAGATGATTTAGAAAAAGCAGGCTGCTCATAA
- a CDS encoding sugar phosphorylase, whose protein sequence is MSELDSELDELRLSLREIYPGHSEQEINSVWSQLLQILDPFCVNKGTDELEIESIWDSSSVVLITYPDSIYRKDESTLKTLTEFVKNRLGGLSSVIHVLPFLPSTSDGGFAVSNHEKIDDTFGNWNDLKDLSSKHKIMADLVLNHVSSSHPWVHQFIKSEDPGSSYIVSPSETNVWENVTRPRNTSLFTNINTKQGFKSVWTTFGPDQIDVDWRNPHIFLEFLKLLVRYTTNGADWIRLDAIAFIWKEPYTTCLHLDPVHSIVKLLNKCLKIIKPSAILITETNVPEEENLSYLIEGNEANLAYNFTLPPLLLEAIYTGKTDLLKSWLSTWNELPRHTSLLNFTSSHDGIGLRALEGIMDDQRIHNLLVESEKRGGLVSHRRLSNGEDQPYELNISWWSAMSNTGSDNTVFQFERFLLSQLFTLSIKGVPAFYLPSILASPNDIDSFRKTGQRRDLNREKFEATQLLDVLKNFDSPASKNISYLTHIVKVRSRLKAFHPEASMKCISTNIANCVILQRGLDEDSVYVICNMSNKILSISPLNQINSLELIPEKRLLDNITGSYLNTDTFKLNPYQVVWLTLAD, encoded by the coding sequence GTGTCTGAGTTGGATAGTGAATTAGACGAACTGAGATTGTCTCTCAGAGAAATTTATCCTGGGCACTCTGAACAAGAAATCAATTCAGTGTGGTCGCAATTGTTGCAGATTCTCGATCCATTTTGTGTTAACAAGGGCACTGATGAATTAGAGATCGAATCAATTTGGGATTCTTCAAGTGTTGTTTTGATTACTTACCCTGATTCAATTTATAGGAAAGATGAATCAACTTTAAAAACATTAACTGAATTCGTAAAAAATAGATTAGGTGGCCTTTCATCAGTCATACATGTTTTACCATTTCTTCCTTCTACAAGTGATGGAGGATTCGCTGTTTCTAATCATGAAAAAATCGATGATACCTTTGGCAATTGGAATGATTTAAAGGATTTATCAAGTAAGCACAAAATAATGGCAGATCTAGTTTTAAATCATGTCTCGTCTTCTCATCCATGGGTGCATCAATTTATAAAATCAGAGGATCCAGGTTCGTCTTACATTGTTTCTCCCTCTGAGACTAATGTTTGGGAAAATGTGACAAGACCCAGAAATACATCACTCTTTACCAATATCAATACTAAACAAGGCTTTAAGAGTGTTTGGACAACCTTTGGACCAGATCAGATTGATGTTGATTGGAGAAATCCACATATCTTTTTAGAGTTTTTAAAATTATTGGTTAGATACACAACTAATGGAGCTGACTGGATTCGACTTGACGCAATTGCATTTATTTGGAAGGAGCCATATACTACTTGTTTACATTTAGACCCAGTACACTCAATAGTTAAGCTGTTAAATAAATGTTTGAAGATTATAAAACCTTCAGCAATATTAATTACCGAGACTAATGTACCAGAGGAAGAAAACCTTTCTTATTTGATTGAAGGAAATGAAGCTAATCTTGCTTATAATTTTACTCTACCTCCTTTATTATTAGAAGCTATTTATACCGGTAAAACCGATTTATTGAAGAGTTGGTTGTCTACGTGGAATGAGTTGCCAAGGCACACTTCTTTGCTCAACTTCACTTCTTCACACGATGGTATTGGATTACGTGCACTAGAAGGCATTATGGACGATCAGAGAATACATAATCTCTTAGTTGAATCAGAGAAACGAGGAGGATTAGTTAGTCATCGTCGCCTGTCAAATGGAGAAGATCAACCTTATGAATTAAACATTAGTTGGTGGAGTGCGATGTCAAACACTGGCTCTGATAATACGGTATTTCAATTTGAGCGTTTTCTATTAAGTCAACTTTTTACTTTATCTATAAAAGGTGTTCCAGCTTTTTATCTTCCATCTATATTAGCTTCTCCTAATGATATTGATTCTTTTAGGAAAACAGGGCAAAGAAGAGATTTAAATCGAGAAAAATTTGAAGCTACTCAATTACTTGATGTACTTAAGAACTTTGATTCACCCGCTAGTAAAAATATTTCATACCTCACTCATATAGTTAAAGTCAGGTCAAGACTTAAAGCTTTTCATCCGGAGGCGAGTATGAAATGTATCTCTACGAATATAGCTAATTGTGTAATTCTTCAAAGAGGTTTGGATGAAGATAGCGTATATGTTATTTGTAATATGTCTAATAAAATTTTAAGTATTTCTCCATTAAATCAAATCAATTCATTAGAATTAATCCCTGAAAAACGTTTATTAGATAATATTACAGGTTCTTATTTGAATACTGATACTTTCAAGCTTAATCCTTATCAAGTAGTTTGGCTTACATTAGCTGATTAG
- a CDS encoding HAD-IIB family hydrolase has translation MKNNSKYWIVTDLDGTLMDEDYDITPAKKTLKTLAELNIPVIPCTSKTASEVRHFRKENALSDPFIVENGAAIYGCYEQNSSEWELILGKSYIELKTILFNISKKVNYHLTPLNDLSKNQIFELTGLSDQGITRALDRCWSVPFLNPPDDIFENVKLICDYYNVHVFKGNRMSHLLSSESHKGKAVNKLKVYLQNNDVKIIALGDSQNDLPLLEYADISIVIPGINGPNKYLQNGIDNGSFRLANAPHAEGWANSVEDVINEFKEL, from the coding sequence ATGAAAAATAATTCTAAATATTGGATAGTTACAGATCTAGATGGAACTTTAATGGACGAAGATTACGATATAACTCCTGCCAAAAAAACCTTAAAGACATTGGCAGAATTGAATATTCCTGTAATACCTTGTACTAGTAAAACTGCTTCTGAAGTTAGACATTTTAGAAAAGAGAATGCATTGTCAGATCCTTTTATTGTCGAAAATGGAGCGGCTATTTATGGGTGCTATGAACAAAATTCGTCGGAATGGGAATTGATCTTAGGAAAAAGTTATATTGAATTAAAAACTATATTATTTAATATCTCTAAAAAAGTTAACTACCACTTAACCCCATTAAATGATTTAAGCAAAAATCAAATATTTGAACTTACTGGATTATCTGATCAAGGTATTACTAGAGCTCTAGATAGGTGCTGGAGTGTTCCTTTCTTAAATCCTCCTGATGATATTTTTGAGAATGTAAAACTTATTTGTGATTACTACAATGTTCATGTTTTTAAAGGAAATAGAATGAGTCATTTGCTTTCCAGTGAAAGTCATAAAGGTAAAGCTGTTAATAAGTTAAAGGTTTATCTACAGAATAATGATGTAAAGATTATTGCACTTGGGGATTCGCAAAATGATCTCCCTTTACTTGAATATGCCGACATATCTATTGTTATTCCTGGCATAAATGGACCAAATAAGTATTTACAGAATGGTATTGATAACGGCTCTTTTAGACTAGCAAATGCTCCTCACGCAGAGGGGTGGGCAAATAGCGTTGAGGATGTTATTAACGAATTTAAGGAATTATGA